One window of the Nothobranchius furzeri strain GRZ-AD chromosome 3, NfurGRZ-RIMD1, whole genome shotgun sequence genome contains the following:
- the LOC107384805 gene encoding TRAF-interacting protein with FHA domain-containing protein A produces the protein MMSMSQTMETEEDLLTCLHIKFYHPLQISKDLYGLLPVGTRRRHSADDPVRLGRDTQSCSYSLVDPRVSRKQLALIAYRLPQNPDLLFSIQNLSQRGRLCVNSSALGFLERMDLPDKALIRFGEYEMLILRESGEAKASFEVDFDVLAVPPSRETCSCGPVSTPVMDTGLMNHITAEIRGLGPQETDETLICHS, from the coding sequence ATGATGAGCATGTCTCAGACTATGGAGACAGAGGAGGACCTGCTGACATGTCTCCACATAAAGTTCTACCACCCTCTGCAGATCTCTAAAGACCTTTATGGTTTACTCCCAGTGGGGACCAGGAGGAGACACTCAGCGGATGATCCAGTCAGACTGGGCCGGGACACCCAGTCCTGCTCCTACTCCCTGGTTGACCCGCGGGTGTCCCGCAAACAGCTGGCCCTTATCGCCTACCGTCTGCCCCAGAACCCAGACCTGCTGTTCTCcatccagaacctgagccagagagGGAGACTTTGTGTGAACAGCTCAGCTCTGGGATTCCTGGAGAGGATGGATCTCCCCGACAAGGCTCTGATCCGGTTTGGGGAATATGAGATGCTGATCCTGCGTGAGTCTGGGGAGGCCAAAGCCAGCTTTGAGGTGGACTTTGATGTGCTGGCGGTGCCTCCATCCAGAGAGACGTGCAGCTGTGGTCCTGTTTCCACACCAGTGATGGACACGGGTTTAATgaaccacatcacagctgagatcAGAGGACTTGGACCCCAAGAGACCGATGAGACCCTGATCTGTCACTCATAA
- the LOC139068958 gene encoding putative uncharacterized protein ENSP00000383309, whose amino-acid sequence MSPQATSAHKSHQATSAHTSPQAISAHTCPQATSAHTCPQAISAHTCPQATSVHKSPQVTSVHKSPQVTSAHKSHQATSAHTSPQAISAHTCPQAISAHTCPQATSVHKSPQVTSVHKSPQVTSVHKSPQATSVHKSPQATSAHTSPQAISAHTCPQATSVHKSPQATSAHKSHQATSVHKSPQATSVHKSHQAISVHKSPQATSAHKSHQAISARKSPQATSVHKSHQATSAHKSPQATSVHKSPQATSAHKSPQATSVHKSHQATSAHKSHQATSTRKSPQATSARKSPQATSARKTHQATSARKSPQATSAHKSPQATSVHKSPQATSAHTSPQAISAHTCPQATSVHKSHQATSARKSPQATSARKSPQATSARKSHQATSVHKSPQATSVHKSPQATSVHKSPQATSAHKSHQATSAHKSPQATSVHKSHQVTSVPSGHICTQVPSGHICTQVPSGHICTQVPSGHICTQDPSGHICTQVPSGHICTQDPSGQICTQVPSGQISGLYISHTHSTQPAL is encoded by the coding sequence ATGTCCCCTCAGGCCACATCTGCACACAAGTCCCATCAGGCCACATCTGCACACACGTCCCCTCAGGCCATATCTGCACACACGTGCCCTCAGGCCACATCTGCACACACGTGCCCTCAGGCCATATCTGCACACACGTGCCCTCAGGCCACATCTGTACACAAGTCCCCTCAGGTCACATCTGTACACAAGTCCCCTCAGGTCACATCTGCACACAAGTCCCATCAGGCCACATCTGCACACACGTCCCCTCAGGCCATATCTGCACACACGTGCCCTCAGGCCATATCTGCACACACGTGCCCTCAGGCCACATCTGTACACAAGTCCCCTCAGGTCACATCTGTACACAAGTCCCCTCAGGTCACATCTGTACACAAGTCCCCTCAGGCCACATCTGTACACAAGTCCCCTCAGGCCACATCTGCACACACGTCCCCTCAGGCCATATCTGCACACACGTGCCCTCAGGCCACATCTGTACACAAGTCCCCTCAGGCCACATCTGCACACAAGTCCCATCAGGCCACATCTGTACACAAGTCCCCTCAGGCCACATCTGTACACAAGTCCCATCAGGCCATATCTGTACACAAGTCCCCTCAGGCCACATCTGCACACAAGTCCCATCAGGCCATATCTGCACGCAAGTCCCCTCAGGCCACATCTGTACACAAGTCCCATCAGGCCACATCTGCACACAAGTCCCCTCAGGCCACATCTGTACACAAGTCCCCTCAGGCCACATCTGCACACAAGTCCCCTCAGGCCACATCTGTACACAAGTCCCATCAGGCCACCTCTGCACACAAGTCCCATCAGGCCACATCTACACGCAAGTCCCCTCAGGCCACATCTGCACGCAAGTCCCCTCAGGCCACATCTGCACGCAAGACCCATCAGGCCACATCTGCACGCAAGTCCCCTCAGGCCACATCTGCACACAAGTCCCCTCAGGCCACATCTGTACACAAGTCCCCTCAGGCCACATCTGCACACACGTCCCCTCAGGCCATATCTGCACACACGTGCCCTCAGGCCACATCTGTACACAAGTCCCATCAGGCCACATCTGCACGCAAGTCCCCTCAGGCCACATCTGCACGCAAGTCCCCTCAGGCCACATCTGCACGCAAGTCCCATCAGGCCACATCTGTACACAAGTCCCCTCAGGCCACATCTGTACACAAGTCCCCTCAGGCCACATCTGTACACAAGTCCCCTCAGGCCACATCTGCACACAAGTCCCATCAGGCCACATCTGCACACAAGTCCCCTCAGGCCACATCTGTACACAAGTCCCATCAGGTCACATCTGTCCCCTCAGGCCACATCTGTACACAAGTCCCCTCAGGCCACATCTGTACACAAGTCCCCTCAGGCCACATCTGCACACAAGTCCCCTCAGGCCACATCTGTACACAAGACCCCTCAGGCCACATCTGTACACAAGTCCCATCAGGTCACATCTGTACACAAGACCCCTCAGGCCAAATCTGTACACAAGTCCCCTCAGGCCAGATCTCCGGGTTGTACATCTCACACACCCACAGCACTCAGCCGGCACTTTGA
- the rbm4.3 gene encoding RNA-binding protein 4.3 — protein MVKIFVGNLPREATEDEIKALFAEYGTVTECAIIKNFAFVHMEDRKAATKAIKNLHLHKLHGTPINVEASHGKNQGSVKLHVANVEKGCDDELRALFEEYGTVTECAVVKNFAFVHMPNYDEAMDALKGLDNTAFQDKRIHVQVSKSRPRYEEPEDYPPPPPDRGGYWPPRYPGDRHEPPPPGYLRGRPMPPGYPAPPLPPPPPRRALYPERPYEGERVRYSVVDYYEKYRARPYGIPPYEDQRSGAPPPPPPPPAVVRDRLMTSPLDPYERRPLPPPPPPPPSSYYARDRSPIRRAPSTPMPPASNGYSYERSAYGVPRARDPYADRLPPPPTRYAY, from the exons ATGGTTAAAATTTTTGTGGGGAATCTGCCCCGAGAAGCTACAGAGGATGAAATCAAGGCGCTGTTTGCAGAGTATGGCACGGTcacggaatgtgccatcatcaagAATTTTGCCTTTGTCCACATGGAGGATCGGAAGGCTGCTACTAAAGCGATCAAGAATCTTCACCTGCACAAGCTCCATGGTACACCCATCAACGTAGAGGCCAGCCATGGGAAGAACCAGGGCTCAGTCAAGCTGCATGTAGCAAACGTAGAGAAGGGGTGTGACGACGAGCTTCGTGCTCTGTTTGAGGAGTACGGCACGGTCACAGAGTGTGCCGTTGTGAAGAACTTTGCTTTTGTGCACATGCCCAACTATGACGAGGCCATGGATGCTCTTAAGGGTCTGGATAACACTGCTTTTCAAG ACAAACGCATCCATGTTCAAGTTTCTAAGAGTCGTCCCAGATATGAAGAGCCTGAAGACTACCCTCCTCCCCCGCCAGATAGGGGCGGCTACTGGCCTCCACGTTACCCTGGAGACCGGCATGAGCCTCCCCCACCTGGCTACTTGAGGGGCCGCCCTATGCCCCCAGGTTACCCCGCCCCTCCTTTGCCACCCCCTCCCCCCAGACGAGCTCTGTATCCAGAGCGTCCCTATGAAGGGGAGAGGGTCAGATACAGTGTGGTAGATTACTATGAGAAGTATAGAGCCCGTCCGTATGGCATCCCCCCATATGAGGACCAGCGTTCTGGCGCCCCGCCTCCTCCGCCTCCACCCCCAGCCGTCGTTAGAGACCGTCTTATGACCTCGCCTCTTGACCCGTATGAGCGTCGCCCccttccaccaccaccacctcctcctccgtcATCGTACTACGCTCGAGACCGCAGCCCCATCCGGAGGGCGCCTAGCACACCGATGCCTCCTGCTAGTAATGGCTACTCCTATGAGCGTTCAGCTTATGGAGTTCCACGTGCAAGAGACCCCTACGCTGACCGGCTGCCTCCGCCGCCCACACGCTACGCTTATTAA